Proteins from a genomic interval of Shewanella seohaensis:
- a CDS encoding phospholipase D family protein yields MTIFGISSRNCGAVFANKLAQHLAKVIGRNRKIYSVKQMVFRLSLPFWGLLLLLINGCSSMAELPAKSIETAYPLAENSTLYQAVKTAMAQHPDQTGVFPLGDGVDAFVARLLLIESAVSSIDLQYYIYRNDETGRLLTWFLLDAADRGVRVRLLLDDMTSADMDEQLIALARHPNISIRLFNPSTERNYRGLAMLFGFSRLNHRMHNKSFTVDNVMTIVGGRNIGDEYFAANRDLEFGDFDLLAMGDAVPKVSDEFDLYWNADSTHSIEVLSDHNPTQAELEALAQQMSEQREQSNSSEYVKRLAQSQLLANLQSDSMTWFWGKALVLVDPPDKLLQGDKSTWLLSQLLPYLTQVESELLIISPYFVPTQSGTDLLTLLAQSGKRVRVLTNSLAATDVLAVHAGYKQYRKALLAAGVEIYEVKAQAGERSHSWHGSSKSSLHAKSFVFDNNQIFVGSFNFDPRSAAVNTELGLLITQPQFSQQVAHKIEEKLASNTYRLALEEGELVWWDDANKQRYDSEPDAGFWRIFVADFLGLLPIESQL; encoded by the coding sequence GTGACGATATTCGGGATATCATCGCGCAATTGTGGCGCCGTTTTCGCCAACAAACTCGCTCAACATCTTGCTAAAGTGATAGGGCGTAATCGCAAAATTTATTCCGTCAAACAAATGGTATTTCGTCTCTCGCTTCCCTTTTGGGGGCTTTTGCTCCTGTTGATTAACGGTTGTAGCTCAATGGCAGAATTACCCGCAAAATCAATTGAAACAGCCTATCCCTTAGCCGAAAACTCCACCCTGTATCAGGCGGTAAAAACCGCCATGGCGCAGCATCCCGATCAAACTGGCGTGTTCCCCCTCGGTGATGGGGTCGATGCCTTCGTCGCCCGCTTGTTGCTGATTGAGTCTGCTGTCAGCAGTATCGATCTGCAATATTATATTTATCGTAATGATGAAACGGGCCGCTTGCTGACGTGGTTTTTATTGGATGCTGCGGATCGCGGGGTGCGAGTGCGTTTATTGCTGGACGATATGACAAGTGCAGACATGGACGAGCAGCTAATTGCCCTCGCTCGCCACCCTAACATCAGTATTCGACTGTTTAACCCGAGCACCGAGCGTAATTACCGCGGCCTTGCCATGTTGTTTGGTTTTAGTCGCTTAAACCATAGGATGCACAATAAGTCGTTCACCGTGGACAATGTAATGACCATTGTCGGTGGACGTAATATTGGTGATGAGTATTTTGCGGCGAATCGTGACCTCGAATTTGGCGATTTTGATCTATTAGCCATGGGCGATGCAGTGCCTAAGGTATCCGATGAATTTGACCTATATTGGAATGCCGACTCCACCCATTCGATTGAAGTGTTGAGCGATCATAACCCCACGCAGGCGGAGCTTGAAGCGCTAGCGCAGCAAATGAGCGAGCAGCGTGAACAGTCCAACTCCAGCGAATATGTGAAGCGTTTAGCCCAAAGCCAGTTATTGGCAAATCTGCAGAGCGATAGCATGACTTGGTTTTGGGGCAAAGCCCTAGTGTTGGTTGACCCGCCCGATAAGTTGCTGCAAGGCGATAAATCCACTTGGCTGCTCAGCCAGTTATTACCTTACCTGACGCAGGTGGAGTCCGAGTTACTCATCATTTCGCCTTATTTTGTGCCGACGCAATCTGGAACCGATCTGCTTACTCTCTTAGCGCAGTCGGGCAAACGGGTACGTGTGCTCACCAATAGTCTGGCGGCAACCGATGTGCTGGCGGTGCATGCAGGTTATAAGCAGTATCGTAAAGCCTTGTTGGCCGCGGGCGTTGAAATCTACGAAGTGAAAGCACAGGCGGGTGAGCGCTCACACAGTTGGCATGGTAGTTCAAAAAGTAGCCTGCATGCCAAATCGTTTGTATTTGATAATAATCAGATATTTGTGGGCTCATTTAACTTTGATCCCCGTTCTGCGGCGGTGAATACCGAGCTTGGATTGCTGATCACTCAACCGCAATTTAGTCAGCAAGTGGCTCACAAAATTGAGGAAAAACTGGCAAGCAACACCTATCGGCTCGCTTTAGAAGAGGGCGAGTTGGTGTGGTGGGATGATGCCAACAAGCAGCGCTACGACAGTGAGCCCGACGCGGGATTTTGGCGTATTTTTGTCGCCGATTTCCTCGGGTTACTGCCAATAGAGTCACAGTTATAA
- a CDS encoding phosphatase domain-containing protein has translation MQHLFWLVEGKIAGRSGPNKDPWDLAELKSLGIRAVLSVNGGEGCEPGSFKHHGLRYECIPFSRNVPPQEGDVAICVAQLPRALAFIQQCEADNLPVLIHCRSGKDRTGLIMAYYLMVNGAAPLHAVSQVRSIRDIAFTAEGWDQFAFDVLYALQD, from the coding sequence ATGCAGCATCTATTTTGGTTAGTTGAAGGCAAGATAGCGGGTCGAAGTGGCCCCAACAAGGACCCTTGGGATTTAGCCGAGCTTAAGTCTTTGGGGATCCGTGCGGTGTTATCCGTGAATGGCGGAGAAGGATGTGAGCCGGGCAGTTTTAAGCACCACGGACTACGTTATGAATGCATTCCTTTTTCCCGCAATGTCCCGCCGCAGGAAGGGGATGTTGCTATATGTGTTGCCCAGTTACCGCGGGCGCTGGCTTTTATTCAGCAGTGTGAAGCCGATAACTTGCCTGTGCTAATCCATTGCCGCTCGGGTAAAGACCGTACAGGGCTTATTATGGCCTATTACTTGATGGTGAATGGCGCCGCGCCTTTGCATGCCGTTAGCCAAGTGCGCAGCATTCGCGACATTGCGTTTACTGCCGAAGGTTGGGATCAGTTTGCCTTCGATGTGCTCTATGCGTTACAGGATTAA